The Mastomys coucha isolate ucsf_1 unplaced genomic scaffold, UCSF_Mcou_1 pScaffold20, whole genome shotgun sequence nucleotide sequence AAGATGCCATTCGACTGAAAGAGATTGCAGAGCATCAGTTGGAAGAAGCCCTTGAGACACTGAAGAATGAAAGAGAGCAAAAGAACAACCTGAGGAAGGAGCTGTCCCAGTACATCAACCTCAGTGATAATCACATCAGCATCTCAGTAGATGGGCTCAAGTTTGCTGAGGATGGAAGTGAGCCAAACAACGATGACAAGATGAATGGGCATATCCACGGGCCTCTTGGGAAACTGAATGGAGACTATCGTACTCCCACCACCAGGAAAGGAGAGTCTCTACACCCTGTGTCTGACTTATTCAGTGAGTTGAACATTTCAGAAATTCAGAAATTGAAGCAGCAGCTTATTCAGGTAAGAGCTTCATTCAAATCTGCAAGAATTAATTCATGTTGATGGTATGTAGCATGTTATGGCATTTTTGACATACAAAGGGGAGAAAATGtagattttagaaaatgttatatTAAATTCAAACAAATTACAAAATAGACCCCAAACTATTCTAAATATATTATCTCATTTATCAAAGCATTCTATCCCTATAATAAGCTTGAAAGACAtccaatattttttgttttgattaacattttttgttttgttttataaaaagtttTTTCCAGAAGAAAAGGCTAGAAAAAGCTTTAGTTTGTTTTAATAGTGTTTAAACTTTAGAGGGTATTCATTTAGTTTTCAAtgaaaaaagaacacagaaatatacatattGCTGAGATCATAATGCCAACAATAGAagattttttctattttctttatgaaaaattcAAATGGCTTGGCTTCCATAAAATTCCATATTATAAATTAGGTATTTTTAGATTGACTTACCAGAACTCAAATAGGAAACATTtgaatttaatttgaaataactGGAGTGTTGGGTCTGCTgtggacattttaaatgtatacatgtcTGCCCAACTTCACTGAGTTCATTATTGGCTTTGCCCTGAAGTTATTCAGACATTGTCTTCTGTCATTACAGGTAGAGCGGGAAAAAGCTATTCTTCTGGCCAACCTCCAGGAGTCACAAACCCAACTAGAACACACCAAGGGGGCACTGACAGAGCAGCATGAACGAGTGCACCGGCTCACAGAACATGTTAATGCTATGAGGGGCTTGCAAAACAGCAAAGAGCTCAAGGCTGAGATAGATTGTGAGAAGGGCCGGAACTCAGCTGAGGAAGCCCATGACTATGAGGTGGACATCAATGGCTTAGAGATCCTTGAGTGCAAATATAGAGTGGCTGTCACTGAAGTCATTGATTTGAAAGCAGAAATTAAGgccttaaaggaaaaatataataaatctataGAAAATTATACAGAAGAAAAGACCAAATATGAGAGTAAGATCCAAATGTATGATGAACAAGTGACAAACCTTGAGAAGACATCTAAGGAGAGTGGTGAGAAGATGGCCCACATGGAGAAGGAGTTGCAAAAGATGACTGGCATAGCCAATGAAAATCACAACACCCTCAATACAGCCCAGGATGAATTGGTGACATTTAGTGAGGAACTAGCCCAGCTTTACCaccatgtgtgtctatgtaataATGAAACTCCCAATAGAGTCATGTTGGACTACTATAGACAAAGCAGAGTTACTCGAAGTGGCAGCCTCAAGGGGCCTGATGATCCCAGAGGGCTTTTGTCGCCAAGATTATCCAGGAGGGGTGTGTCATCCCCTGTAGAATCAAGGACATCATCTGAACCAGtttcaaaggaaaacacagagactAGTAAAGAGCCAAGTCCAACTAAGACTCCCACAATCTCTCCTGTTATTACTGCCCCACCATCATCTCCAGTTTTGGATACAAGTGATATCCGCAAAGAGCCAATGAATATCTACAACCTTAATGCCATAATCCGGGACCAAATCAAGCATCTGCAGAAAGCAGTGGACAGGTCCTTACAGCTGTCTCGTCAAAGAGCAGCAGCCCGAGAGTTGGCCCCCATGATCGATAAGGACAAGGAAGCCTTAATGGAAGAGATTCTCAAGCTGAAGTCCTTGCTGAGCACCAAACGGGAGCAAATTGCCACACTGAGGGCAGTGTTGAAAGCCAATAAGCAGGTAATGTGCTTTTGCTGATGGAAGAATACTAGTAAAAGCtttcttaatttatttccttaattttattgaatttttagtGCCAAGGTAAGTGTTCAAATTCCTGGGCAATAGAATACCAAAATACATTCCAATGCCAATcaaaatgtagttttattttaaagtgtatgaGGGACCAAGGGGATAGATTgtgataaaggtgcttgctgccaagcctaatgacctgagttcactcTTCtgaacccatgtggtagaagaaaagaactaactcccacaaattgtcctgtTATGAATGGGCCTCTGTTACAAATGacactcatattctctctctctccaaataatagataaattaaataataaatatataaatattccaggacagtcagggctacacagaaaaaccttgtctccgaaaacaaaacaaaacaaaaaaccaaaaccaaaaccaaaaacaaaacaaaacaaaacaaaagaacaaataaacataaataaataataatttaaaaataaataaataaataataacaatttgaGGTGGTTGGGATAGAAGAGCAATTGTGTCTACCTAGGCAGTGCAGGTGGGGAGGAAGATAAAGCAATAGAAGTCATAAagcccagagacccaggcagTGATAAACAGAAGCCTGGTGGCCAGTGAGCTGATGGAGGGTTTTGAGAGAGGATTGCCTAACAGCTTATATAAACCAAGGAGatagggaggagagagactaCCCTAAGTCTACAAATGGGATGTTGGTACAGACATGATGATAGAAGTCTGACAGGCTAGACCCAACTTCTGAGATGGAGATTCAACTCCAAGGCTCAACTTCTAGGGCTGTCTCAAGATAGAAATTCCatgttttgtctttcatttcagACTTAAATAAGACTTAGTAACCAAATgatgagtgtactggctggttttgtgtgccaacttgacacaggctggagttatcacagagaagggagtttcagttggcgaagtgcctccatgagatccagctgtggggtattttctcaattagtgatcaaggcccCCTTGTacgtggtgccatccctgggctggaagtcttggattctataagagagcaggctgagcaagccagagaaagcaagccagtaaggaacatctctccatggcctctgcgtcagctcctgctttctaacctgcttgagttccagttctgacttcctgtgatgatcaacagcagtgtagaagtgtaagctcaataaaccatttcctccccaacttgcttcatggtcatgatgtttgttcaggaatagaaacccggACTAATACAATGAGGTAATAGCATCAAAGATGAAGGACAATACAGTTGTGGGGATCTAAGTGATGTATATAGAAGCAGAATTTTACCAACAAATGAAATAGTTTGGAACAATGAgtaagagaggggaaaaaagggagggagggagggatggaaaaagatagatgagagggagagagagaaaacacccCCAAATTCTAAAGTCTAGTTGTCACTGACCATATATTTAAACTTTATGTATAGTTAGTTGTGTTATTAGTATACTTGGGCCAAAACTGAAGCATTAGGGAGTTTTTCTAAAATAGCGGTCATTTCCCTCTTGAATAAATAGGATATTTCAGTATGAATCTACCTGACAAATTCCTTGATGACTGATTTGTTTTCCATTCTTGAGTTTTACCTGGGTCTGGGTATccagatatatattttttccagtatacatatatactggaaaataaaactgtttaCCTGAAACCCACTTAAGAGGAATGCTGAATAAATATTGGTGTTGATGAAAAGCAGCAGGAACATATGAACTACTTTTTTTGCAAACACAGGCAATGCCAAAAAATAGAGTATGAGGGTGTATGCTCTTTAGAGAATGAAGATTCATTACCTTTTTCAGAATGTCTTCTTTTACTCAAATCTGAGTGAAACTATACCAATCTACTTTCTATTTGTCATCATTTGTTTCCATTAATCCATTGATAGAAATTGGATGTCTGTACCacaagcagaaacattgttcacAATATAAACATACTTTATATAAACTTAAGGGGAAAATAGGACTTTCTTTTGTATCATCACTTTAGAGAAGTAGAAAATGTTAAGGTGAATGAAGAAATTATGAGAAATCTGATTTTACtttgaaatcagaaaaaaagattaTTGATATAACTGCTATAATTCAAAGACTATCAGTGTAGAGTAGTCATGAGTAACTTTTATGCTAGGTCTGACTCATATAACATTTCAAGGACATAATTTTCTGGAGTATTCTATAACTTTCCTGACCTCTCTCTGAAGGTTAAAATAGAAatctagtttttggtttttgttatttaaaaatgtgaagagGCCTAATTAAAAAGGCAAGTCCTAACTTATAAACAATCATTCATGTGGGGGTACAAAATAGGACACAAAAATGTTATTAGTAATCTATCATGAATTTAATTCATATCTTTTCATACTTACAAGAcagaatatataaaacattttagatCGCTACAAACAGTGCTATAGGAATTCAGAAGAGAACGGAGCATTCCTAAAGGAGTGTGTATTTTCACTGAACACTACATTCGAGCCATGACTTGTAATGGCTTAGtaaattttgtgaaaatatttcttaCTATATATTTGGTACTCACTTAAATAATGTTGAACAACTGTCATGGATTGATGTAGAGCTTATGAGCCATTAATAATTTCAAGTATCAAAAGATGATATGAGTTAGATATAGGCAttgtgccttttttgtttgtttgtttgtttgttttctgagacagggtttctctgtatagcactggatgtcctggaactcactctctagaccaggctagccttgaacttagaaatctgcctgcctctgcctcccaagtgctgggattaaaggcatgcgccaccactggctggcAATATAGATATTGTGGAATGTTAATTATTAAGGCTAATGTGAAAATTATGGGGTTTAGGAAAAATGGGAATCATCTTGTTTTACAACAAACATGACATATTCTCTATGAGTCTTGTTTTataatttaggattttttttcccagaagcaTGGTATCTTCTGATGGAATAAGATAGTTGTTAAAAAGTACCAGCTATGTACTTAATTGTGTCAGGTGTGAAGATTCAGAAGAGGACTCACACCGCCTTGGGATGAGCAGAAAATTAGTGTGATGTTACATATTTTTGTATTCGAGTTGTGGGAATTCAAGTTGCATTCAAACAACTAACATCACCTATAGGAATTAACAAAAGTTTTCCAGAGCAATTATAATTGGGTTTGTTCTTAAGAAGTAAGAAGtgtgccgggcgtggtggcgcacgcctttaatcccagcacttgggaggcagagacaggtggatttctgagttcgaggccagcctggtctacagagtgagctccaggacagccagggctatacagagaaaccctgtctcgaaaaaccaaaaaaaaaaaaaaaaaaaaaaaaaaagaagtaagaagtgggaagaagaaataatttcacAGAAAAGAACAGTAAATAGAGAGGGGCAGGAGTGTTAGAAAGAGGATGTTTTATGTACCTATCTTGTGCTGTTAAACAGGCTGTTTTTGGACATTTGCCAATGGCATCCACTGattcagttgattttttttttaatctcctacTGTGCTAGGTTAGCTCTTGATTTGAAATATTATTCATTCAAGGAACTCCAGAAATGCCCCAATCCCAAATTCAGACAACTATGTTAATCCATTAAACATTTCCacactctttttctctgtctctgtcacacacccacaaacacacaaagaaataatttgCCCACAATTCATTGTTTTGagcaagttttatttaaaaatttagaaaattcttGATTTCTTGTTACATCTTTGACTTTAACATATAGTTCATTATATACTCATGTCATAAGTTACAGTGGCTTATATCTTTTATTCTATGTTTTGGGCCCCCAGAATAATATAGGTGacataaatatttgatttttcacATACTTCACCTGGAattggtgtttgtttgttattttttaaaatagcttcttGATATCATCCTTTATGTTTAAAGTTTCATTTTGGCTCTCTAAATCTCTGAAAATCATACACTGTCAACAACCAGCATGAACTATTTACTGAACTACTGTCACCACACTGAACTCTGATACTTTCTGACTCATATCAGGCTTTAAAGACAATTATTGAATCATAACATGATttgacattaaagaaaaatgtccCTATGTCTAATGTATACATATGCTTATGCAAAAAACCAACCTAATCAGTTTGTTTCCATTTATAAGAGCAAATAGATTTGGTATAAAGAAGTGTGTGGACCAGTTTCTTCTGATGTGAGGTGGTAAGCACTGTGATTTTATGCTTCAGACAGCTGAAGTGGCTTTAGCTAACCTGAAgaacaaatatgaaaatgaaaaggcaATGGTTACTGAAACAATGACAAAACTGAGGAATGAGCTAAAGGCtttaaaagaagatgctgcaaccTTCTCATCCCTGAGAGCAATGTTTGCAACaaggtaacttttttttctaCCTAAAACTGAGTATTCCACATGGAAAGAGCACTGTCAATActcatgaataaatatatttagtttgCATGAAGAAAATGGTGAGATATCACATTGACAAATCTAAGATTAGAAATATATTTCTGGATCTCGAGGTCATATGCAACTGAGTCTCATGGAGATGGCAAAGAGAAACCTTTGACTGCAAGGCTAATCCCACAAGATTCATTGGCATttagaatatacatacatatatgtttattagAAGTAGAATATATATGGGGCAGGACAAAGAATGGAAAGGGAGACAAGATCCAATTTTTTATGAAAGAAAGGATAATATTCAGAATTAAGAGAAcacatatttcttctttgacaatgAAATTTAAAGGAATATTTAACTGCTCAGTTTAGATCATAGTTTAAGTATTATTCCCTTGCAGTCCATTTTCACAGACATTAGTTTCTTTCAGGTATAGTGATtgccttattttatattttaaaaatattttcatgttaccAAAAAGAATTAATCCAAGGTCTtagacttcattttatttttcagtaagcCCTGACTTTTCTCATGATCAACATAGCCCCCCATAGTCTTGACATTAAAGGTTTATGGAAATGGGTACCATGGacctaatatattttaatcatagatcctgttgttgttttgttttgtttttctgtataataCCTCAAGCATGTGCTGATTTTagtttgtataatatattttggataattcTCTAAGTTCATCAGCTATCTGGTAGAACATGAAGAATAATTTACCAATATCTTAAACTCAGCAGAAATTCAGTGTGAGTTTTCTTCACATCCTACTTTTTCAAAATGTGTATGAATGGACTCAGGTTTTAATTTCAGTTGGGAAATAGCACAGAGCTTGTCTTTGTGATTCAATTGAAAAATGAAGCTGGATGAAGATGTTCCCAATGGCCTTCTATACCTgaatcaaacaaaaatcttaattgTTTGACAACTCACTGCTTTATTATTTGGTTGAAAACTCATtgaaagtttgatttttttaacttgGAGGAAATCTTCCATATTGAAAACATTATCTGCTGCCATTTAAAATAAAGCctgtaaatacatataaaagggaaaatgttctttttattaatattatcacTTTTGATATAGCATATATACTGTAGGTATAACATGTAACAAACTTATTGCAAAGGATACAATGATATGCAATAGAGACAATGATTGTAATATACCTAAAGTAGCAGTGGATATTATGTGAAATTGTATTATCACCCTAAAATAGCTTCCCAAAACAGTCTTTGAGTCTTATGCTCCTTATTTAGAATGTCCCCTTACAGATTCCATTGTGAGGCTGAATCACCAATTACTAAACATGGTCTACTGTTTCCAATTATCTATTATTATACAGTATTTCCAATCTATTGCTAGGAAGATCAGTGTTCTACCTGCCAGTCAAATTTATTATAATCCCTTTATCTGTGGGAAATATATCTCAAGATCCCCAGTGGATTTCTGAAATCACTAGTACTAAACTCTATAGATCACGGTTTCccttatatgtatatgtctctgaTGAAGCTTAAATGATATTATTaactataataatataatatataatattgctATATAATCATTCTAACAGTATTGCATAATAAAAGTTTTGAGACTACATTAGACATCAATATCTGGGCTGAGGGTAAGGGAGGAATACCTTTCTAATTAAGTTCTAGTTTAGCTTTACCCGAATTCCTTCCTCACTTCTTTGCTTGGGTTCCAGATGCGATGAATATGTCACACAGTTGGATGAGATGCAGAGACAGTTAGCAGCTGCAGAAGATGAGAAGAAGACTCTAAACACTTTATTGCGAATGGCTATCCAGCAAAAACTCGCCCTGACACAGAGGCTGGAGGACTTAGAGTTTGACCATGAGCAGTCCCGACGCAGCAAAGGCAAACTTGGAAAGAGCAAGATCGGCAGCCCTAAAGTAAGTGGGGAGGCGCCAGACACCGCGCCTACCATAGACACTTACCTCCTGCATAGTCAGGGCCCACAGATCCCTACCATTCGGGTCAGCAGTGGCACTCAGAGGAAAAGGTATGCATGCAGCTATTGTCATAGTGTGGTACAGTGCACAGGCTTTAGTTGACTGTAAAAAATTATGTGCTTTTATTGTGtaggatggagaaaagaaaagaaaaaggaaaaattaaagctgcTAAAGAGCTTTGCTAATGCTGGTCTTTCTACCACCTCATCCACATATACTGATTAACCATAACATAATTTTCAACTGTCTGTTAATGTTTTTGCTGCTGTTTGTGTGCATAAATATGTCTTTTCCTAGCCTCCAACCTAAAAGTGGATAAAATGAATGGATATTAAAAATGACTATCAGTGAACATGGGTTGTAATTTTAAAAGCCATATCTCTGGAAATTATGCTATTTGTCAATTTTTATGTCATTGAGCAAAGATATGAGTTTGTTCTCTTAGGGAATGCTTGTCCATAAGACTAAAAGTGGTGATTAATTGAAAGGTTGtgattatatttcataaaatagaatagaatatataTAGCTCTTTTCTTAAAAGCAAGTTTTTGTGCCTTTTTTCATTGGTCAGGTTAATATTGCTCAAAAACCACTTTTAAGGATTTTAGTGACTTGACCTTGTGACCTCTTACCCAGTTCTAGCTGCTGAGTTACTTGCCCTATTTTTAGTTACTATAGTTAAAGTCGTTCATTTGCAGAGCTTTCATttaagaatcaaataatacatatattttctatttgtggttcaaaatgtttataataaaCTTCTATTCCAGTATTCAGAGTAGTTTTCAAAGAGTTGTATCCTGATATGAAAactaaataattacaaaaaaatcttgatttttcatatttaaaagataattaaatgCCAATATAACTAATGTTGTCATTGGTGAGGTGCTGAAAGGTAATTAAAGTCAAACTTTTTTGTTTCCTGTATGTATTTTTCTTGGATCTTCTGCAAGACAATTTTCACCTTCCCTTTGTGATCAGAGTCGTCCCAGGACTTCAGGGGCTTCCTACCTACAGAATTTATTAAGAGTTCCCCCTGATCCC carries:
- the Bicd1 gene encoding protein bicaudal D homolog 1 isoform X1, which produces MAAEEALKTVDQYKTEIERLTKELTETTHEKIQAAEYGLVVLEEKLTLKQQYDDLEAEYDGLKQELEQLKEAFGQSFSIHRKVAEDGETREETLLQESASKEAYYLNKILEMQNELKQSRAIVTNVQAENERLSAVVQELKENNEMVELQRIRMKDEIREYKFREARLLQDYTELEEENITLQKLVSTLKQNQVEYEGLKHEIKRFEEETVLLNSQLEDAIRLKEIAEHQLEEALETLKNEREQKNNLRKELSQYINLSDNHISISVDGLKFAEDGSEPNNDDKMNGHIHGPLGKLNGDYRTPTTRKGESLHPVSDLFSELNISEIQKLKQQLIQVEREKAILLANLQESQTQLEHTKGALTEQHERVHRLTEHVNAMRGLQNSKELKAEIDCEKGRNSAEEAHDYEVDINGLEILECKYRVAVTEVIDLKAEIKALKEKYNKSIENYTEEKTKYESKIQMYDEQVTNLEKTSKESGEKMAHMEKELQKMTGIANENHNTLNTAQDELVTFSEELAQLYHHVCLCNNETPNRVMLDYYRQSRVTRSGSLKGPDDPRGLLSPRLSRRGVSSPVESRTSSEPVSKENTETSKEPSPTKTPTISPVITAPPSSPVLDTSDIRKEPMNIYNLNAIIRDQIKHLQKAVDRSLQLSRQRAAARELAPMIDKDKEALMEEILKLKSLLSTKREQIATLRAVLKANKQTAEVALANLKNKYENEKAMVTETMTKLRNELKALKEDAATFSSLRAMFATRCDEYVTQLDEMQRQLAAAEDEKKTLNTLLRMAIQQKLALTQRLEDLEFDHEQSRRSKGKLGKSKIGSPKVSGEAPDTAPTIDTYLLHSQGPQIPTIRVSSGTQRKRQFSPSLCDQSRPRTSGASYLQNLLRVPPDPTSTESFLLKGSPSMSELIQGHRLSKEKRLTVAPPAKRDCQQPAASVPPQCSQLAGRQDYPTVSPDIALSKEQPHSSSQCAPLHCLAKPPYP
- the Bicd1 gene encoding protein bicaudal D homolog 1 isoform X7 is translated as MAAEEALKTVDQYKTEIERLTKELTETTHEKIQAAEYGLVVLEEKLTLKQQYDDLEAEYDGLKQELEQLKEAFGQSFSIHRKVAEDGETREETLLQESASKEAYYLNKILEMQNELKQSRAIVTNVQAENERLSAVVQELKENNEMVELQRIRMKDEIREYKFREARLLQDYTELEEENITLQKLVSTLKQNQVEYEGLKHEIKRFEEETVLLNSQLEDAIRLKEIAEHQLEEALETLKNEREQKNNLRKELSQYINLSDNHISISVDGLKFAEDGSEPNNDDKMNGHIHGPLGKLNGDYRTPTTRKGESLHPVSDLFSELNISEIQKLKQQLIQVEREKAILLANLQESQTQLEHTKGALTEQHERVHRLTEHVNAMRGLQNSKELKAEIDCEKGRNSAEEAHDYEVDINGLEILECKYRVAVTEVIDLKAEIKALKEKYNKSIENYTEEKTKYESKIQMYDEQVTNLEKTSKESGEKMAHMEKELQKMTGIANENHNTLNTAQDELVTFSEELAQLYHHVCLCNNETPNRVMLDYYRQSRVTRSGSLKGPDDPRGLLSPRLSRRGVSSPVESRTSSEPVSKENTETSKEPSPTKTPTISPVITAPPSSPVLDTSDIRKEPMNIYNLNAIIRDQIKHLQKAVDRSLQLSRQRAAARELAPMIDKDKEALMEEILKLKSLLSTKREQIATLRAVLKANKQTAEVALANLKNKYENEKAMVTETMTKLRNELKALKEDAATFSSLRAMFATRCDEYVTQLDEMQRQLAAAEDEKKTLNTLLRMAIQQKLALTQRLEDLEFDHEQSRRSKGKLGKSKIGSPKSGHCPQ
- the Bicd1 gene encoding protein bicaudal D homolog 1 isoform X5, which produces MAAEEALKTVDQYKTEIERLTKELTETTHEKIQAAEYGLVVLEEKLTLKQQYDDLEAEYDGLKQELEQLKEAFGQSFSIHRKVAEDGETREETLLQESASKEAYYLNKILEMQNELKQSRAIVTNVQAENERLSAVVQELKENNEMVELQRIRMKDEIREYKFREARLLQDYTELEEENITLQKLVSTLKQNQVEYEGLKHEIKRFEEETVLLNSQLEDAIRLKEIAEHQLEEALETLKNEREQKNNLRKELSQYINLSDNHISISVDGLKFAEDGSEPNNDDKMNGHIHGPLGKLNGDYRTPTTRKGESLHPVSDLFSELNISEIQKLKQQLIQVEREKAILLANLQESQTQLEHTKGALTEQHERVHRLTEHVNAMRGLQNSKELKAEIDCEKGRNSAEEAHDYEVDINGLEILECKYRVAVTEVIDLKAEIKALKEKYNKSIENYTEEKTKYESKIQMYDEQVTNLEKTSKESGEKMAHMEKELQKMTGIANENHNTLNTAQDELVTFSEELAQLYHHVCLCNNETPNRVMLDYYRQSRVTRSGSLKGPDDPRGLLSPRLSRRGVSSPVESRTSSEPVSKENTETSKEPSPTKTPTISPVITAPPSSPVLDTSDIRKEPMNIYNLNAIIRDQIKHLQKAVDRSLQLSRQRAAARELAPMIDKDKEALMEEILKLKSLLSTKREQIATLRAVLKANKQTAEVALANLKNKYENEKAMVTETMTKLRNELKALKEDAATFSSLRAMFATRCDEYVTQLDEMQRQLAAAEDEKKTLNTLLRMAIQQKLALTQRLEDLEFDHEQSRRSKGKLGKSKIGSPKIVSSLLPPYRHSAHN
- the Bicd1 gene encoding protein bicaudal D homolog 1 isoform X3; this translates as MAAEEALKTVDQYKTEIERLTKELTETTHEKIQAAEYGLVVLEEKLTLKQQYDDLEAEYDGLKQELEQLKEAFGQSFSIHRKVAEDGETREETLLQESASKEAYYLNKILEMQNELKQSRAIVTNVQAENERLSAVVQELKENNEMVELQRIRMKDEIREYKFREARLLQDYTELEEENITLQKLVSTLKQNQVEYEGLKHEIKRFEEETVLLNSQLEDAIRLKEIAEHQLEEALETLKNEREQKNNLRKELSQYINLSDNHISISVDGLKFAEDGSEPNNDDKMNGHIHGPLGKLNGDYRTPTTRKGESLHPVSDLFSELNISEIQKLKQQLIQVEREKAILLANLQESQTQLEHTKGALTEQHERVHRLTEHVNAMRGLQNSKELKAEIDCEKGRNSAEEAHDYEVDINGLEILECKYRVAVTEVIDLKAEIKALKEKYNKSIENYTEEKTKYESKIQMYDEQVTNLEKTSKESGEKMAHMEKELQKMTGIANENHNTLNTAQDELVTFSEELAQLYHHVCLCNNETPNRVMLDYYRQSRVTRSGSLKGPDDPRGLLSPRLSRRGVSSPVESRTSSEPVSKENTETSKEPSPTKTPTISPVITAPPSSPVLDTSDIRKEPMNIYNLNAIIRDQIKHLQKAVDRSLQLSRQRAAARELAPMIDKDKEALMEEILKLKSLLSTKREQIATLRAVLKANKQTAEVALANLKNKYENEKAMVTETMTKLRNELKALKEDAATFSSLRAMFATRCDEYVTQLDEMQRQLAAAEDEKKTLNTLLRMAIQQKLALTQRLEDLEFDHEQSRRSKGKLGKSKIGSPKFLVDCQQPAASVPPQCSQLAGRQDYPTVSPDIALSKEQPHSSSQCAPLHCLAKPPYP
- the Bicd1 gene encoding protein bicaudal D homolog 1 isoform X4, yielding MAAEEALKTVDQYKTEIERLTKELTETTHEKIQAAEYGLVVLEEKLTLKQQYDDLEAEYDGLKQELEQLKEAFGQSFSIHRKVAEDGETREETLLQESASKEAYYLNKILEMQNELKQSRAIVTNVQAENERLSAVVQELKENNEMVELQRIRMKDEIREYKFREARLLQDYTELEEENITLQKLVSTLKQNQVEYEGLKHEIKRFEEETVLLNSQLEDAIRLKEIAEHQLEEALETLKNEREQKNNLRKELSQYINLSDNHISISVDGLKFAEDGSEPNNDDKMNGHIHGPLGKLNGDYRTPTTRKGESLHPVSDLFSELNISEIQKLKQQLIQVEREKAILLANLQESQTQLEHTKGALTEQHERVHRLTEHVNAMRGLQNSKELKAEIDCEKGRNSAEEAHDYEVDINGLEILECKYRVAVTEVIDLKAEIKALKEKYNKSIENYTEEKTKYESKIQMYDEQVTNLEKTSKESGEKMAHMEKELQKMTGIANENHNTLNTAQDELVTFSEELAQLYHHVCLCNNETPNRVMLDYYRQSRVTRSGSLKGPDDPRGLLSPRLSRRGVSSPVESRTSSEPVSKENTETSKEPSPTKTPTISPVITAPPSSPVLDTSDIRKEPMNIYNLNAIIRDQIKHLQKAVDRSLQLSRQRAAARELAPMIDKDKEALMEEILKLKSLLSTKREQIATLRAVLKANKQTAEVALANLKNKYENEKAMVTETMTKLRNELKALKEDAATFSSLRAMFATRCDEYVTQLDEMQRQLAAAEDEKKTLNTLLRMAIQQKLALTQRLEDLEFDHEQSRRSKGKLGKSKIGSPKQKEIVSSLLPPYRHSAHN
- the Bicd1 gene encoding protein bicaudal D homolog 1 isoform X2, yielding MAAEEALKTVDQYKTEIERLTKELTETTHEKIQAAEYGLVVLEEKLTLKQQYDDLEAEYDGLKQELEQLKEAFGQSFSIHRKVAEDGETREETLLQESASKEAYYLNKILEMQNELKQSRAIVTNVQAENERLSAVVQELKENNEMVELQRIRMKDEIREYKFREARLLQDYTELEEENITLQKLVSTLKQNQVEYEGLKHEIKRFEEETVLLNSQLEDAIRLKEIAEHQLEEALETLKNEREQKNNLRKELSQYINLSDNHISISVDGLKFAEDGSEPNNDDKMNGHIHGPLGKLNGDYRTPTTRKGESLHPVSDLFSELNISEIQKLKQQLIQVEREKAILLANLQESQTQLEHTKGALTEQHERVHRLTEHVNAMRGLQNSKELKAEIDCEKGRNSAEEAHDYEVDINGLEILECKYRVAVTEVIDLKAEIKALKEKYNKSIENYTEEKTKYESKIQMYDEQVTNLEKTSKESGEKMAHMEKELQKMTGIANENHNTLNTAQDELVTFSEELAQLYHHVCLCNNETPNRVMLDYYRQSRVTRSGSLKGPDDPRGLLSPRLSRRGVSSPVESRTSSEPVSKENTETSKEPSPTKTPTISPVITAPPSSPVLDTSDIRKEPMNIYNLNAIIRDQIKHLQKAVDRSLQLSRQRAAARELAPMIDKDKEALMEEILKLKSLLSTKREQIATLRAVLKANKQTAEVALANLKNKYENEKAMVTETMTKLRNELKALKEDAATFSSLRAMFATRCDEYVTQLDEMQRQLAAAEDEKKTLNTLLRMAIQQKLALTQRLEDLEFDHEQSRRSKGKLGKSKIGSPKVSGEAPDTAPTIDTYLLHSQGPQIPTIRVSSGTQRKRQFSPSLCDQSRPRTSGASYLQNLLRVPPDPTSTESFLLKGSPSMSELIQGHRLSKEKRLTVAPPDCQQPAASVPPQCSQLAGRQDYPTVSPDIALSKEQPHSSSQCAPLHCLAKPPYP